GTTAGTCAGGCTAACAAAATCGTCTACAGTTAACCGTTCGGCCCGCAGCTCATAAAGCGGATTATCTGACATCTTATCTTTCGGAACAACCCCTGAAAGGGAATTGCGTAAAGTTTTGCGGCGTTGATTGAATCCTGCTTTGACGACACGCCAAAATAGCTTCTCATCACAGGCCAGTTGCTCACGGTCATTGCGGGTCATACGGATGACACCCGACAGTACCTTAGGCGGCGGATTAAAAGCGCCAGCCTTTACAGTAAAGAGATATTCTACTTTATAGTAAGCTTGTAAAAACACACTCAGAATTCCATACTCTTTACTGCCTGCTTTCGCTGTACAGCGCTCAGCGACTTCTTTTTGAAACATACCTGTCATCTGAACAACACGTTGACGTTCGTCCAAAATTTTGAAGAGGATCTGAGAGGAAATATTATAGGGAAAGTTGCCAATGACAGCCATCTTTTCGCCAAAATATTGCGAAAAATCAAGGTTTAGAAAATCGCCATGGATCAATCTTTTTCCCAACTGTGGGTATTTATCGTCCAAATAGGCAATCGATTCATCATCAACATCGATCAGATAGGTCTCATATTCTTCTTTCTGTAATAGAAAATCCGAAAGGACACCCATTCCCGGACCAACTTCGAGTACTTGGCTGAAACCCAATTTAGGATCCAATGCCTCTACAATACGTTGTGCGGCATTCTTATCGTTTAAGAAATGCTGTCCTAGATGTTTTTTTGCTCTAACTGTACTCATGATGCAAAATTAGAAATTAAAAAGCTTTATAAAGTAAAAAGTCAAAATTAAAAAGCAGAGACAGTTTGCAAACCATAGGCTTCTCTGACCAAAATCTCAATACGCATATCTAACTACTCAATACTAAAAAAAAATCCCTATTTTTGATTCAAAGCATTTAAAAAGGATGAGTGATAAACTAAAAATCGGAATTACCGTAGGGGATATTAATGGTATTGGACTTGAAGTAATTATCAAGTCATTGGTAGATCAACGTATGTGCGATTTTTTCACACCAATTGTTTATGGAAATACAAAAGTTGCCTCTTTTCATCGGAAAGCGGTGGGAATAAACGATTTTAGTTTTAATGTAGTAAATGATGCTGAACAAGCCCATCCTAAAAGGGCAAATATGATCAATTGCTGGCAGGAAGATGTCAAGATCTCTTTGGGAGAGGAGAACGAAATTGGTGGAAAATATGCTTTTTTGTCTTTGGAAAGAGCGATTGAGGATTTGAAAGCTGGTAAAATAGATGCTTTAGTGACTGCACCCATCAATAAGCATAATATTCAACAGGAGGGATTCCAATTTCCTGGTCATACCGAATATTTGCAGGCCAAAGTTGAAGCTGATGATGTATTGATGTTTATGGTATGTGACGAACTACGCATTGGTGTGGTGACAGGACATATTCCGCTACATGATGTGGCTGCGAATATTACTGAAGAGGCGATACTGAAAAAGCTGATCCTCATGAATGAGTCTTTGAAAAAGGATTTCTGGGTAGAGAAACCCAAAATTGCCGTTTTAGGACTTAATCCACATGCTGGGGATCATGGAATTATCGGTACGGAGGACGACCAGATTATTCGACCAACAGTAGAAAAAGCAAATGAGCAAGGGATTTTTTGTTTTGGACCCTATCCAGCAGATGGTTTCTTTGCAAAAGGAGCATATGAAAAGTTTGATGCCGTATTGGCGATGTACCACGATCAAGGATTAATTCCGTTTAAGCATATCGCAAAAGGTGCTGGTGTAAATTATACAGCAGGATTACCTATTGTACGTACTTCGCCAGATCATGGTACAGGCTACGATATCGCTGGAAAAAATCTGGCTTCACCAAGCTCATTTGTAGAAGCAATTTTCACTGCAGTCCATATTGTAAAACGCCGCAGGGAACAGGCTGAATTACTGAAAAATCCATTGGCATTCCGCAAATTGTCCAAAGATCGGGATTAGGTTGATAATAATTGATGATTTTTTTGATCTATAAGGTTATATAAGTCAGGTTAAGCAGGTGACGAGAACCATAGCCGTCATTAAGGATCATAATGATTCTCGAGGGATAAGTAAAACAGAAATCGTATCAGCCTACAGCTTCTATAATCAAAATCTCAATACTTAATACTAAAAAAAGTATTACTTTTGCAAACTGTTTGGTTTTTTACCTGCTGTTCTAACTATGTGCGATAATTTACAACATCCAATATTTTCTATCATCAAAGAGCTCGCCGAGCAGACAAATACGGAGTGTTATGTCATCGGAGGGTATGTACGCGACTACATTATGAAGCGTCCATTCAAGAATGATGTGGATATTGTTGTGGTGGGAAGTGGTATTGAATTTGCAACTTTACTAGGTGAAAGGCTTCATACTAAAGTGGCGGTCTATAAGAATTTTGGAACTGCAATGCTCGTTTTTGAGGGCTTGAATGTAGAGTTTGTGGGTGCGCGGAGGGAATCTTACCGAGCAAACTCCCGGAAACCAATTGTAGAGGATGGCACATTGACCGATGATCAAAACCGTCGTGATTTTACTATCAACGCCATGGCTTTTTCGCTGAATAAAGCCGATTACGGTACAATGGTAGACCCCTTCGATGGGGTAAAGGATCTCGAGCACCGTGTGATTCGGACGCCTCTTAATCCAATTGAAACTTTCTCAGACGATCCATTGCGTATGATGCGTGCGATCCGTTTTGCAACCCAGCTAAATTTCAAGATTGACATTGCGGCTATTACAGCAATTACTGATACAAAAGAACGTATTAAGATTATTTCGAGGGAACGGATTATCGATGAGATCAATAAGATCATTCTTTCCCCAAAACCCTCGGTGGGTTTTAAATACCTTTTTGATACAGGCTTATTAGAATTGATTTTTCCGGCCATGTACAACCTGCATGGAGTTGATATTATTGATGGAAAAGGACATAAGGATAATTTCTACCACACATTGGAAGTACTGGATAATGTCTGTGAATTATCGGGGGATCTCTGGTTACGCTGGGCTGCTATTATGCACGATATTGCTAAACCTGCGACAAAACGTTTTGATAAGAAATTGGGCTGGACATTTCATGGGCATGAAGACCGCGGTGCACGTATGGTGCCTAAGCTTTTTGCTGAACTAAAATTGCCGCTTCATGAAAAGATGAAATTCGTACAGAAACTTGTACAATTGCATCTTCGTCCGATTGTCCTTGCTCAGGATATTGTGACAGATTCTGCTGTCAGACGCTTATTATTTGAAGCAGGTGATGACATTGATGCATTAATGATGCTGTGCCACGCCGATGTGACAACGAAGAATGAGTTTAAAAAGAAAAAGTACCGCCAAAATTTTGAACTTGTCAAGCAGAAACTAAAGGATGTAGAGGAACGTGACAAGATACGAAATTGGCAACCGCCGATCAGTGGAGAAGATATTATGATACTTTTTGGATTAACACCCGGCCGCGCTGTTGGGCAATTAAAAAACTTGATCCGCGAGGCTATTTTGGAGGGTGAGATTCCGAATTCCCGGATTGAAGCCTATCAATATCTAGTAAAAAAGGCTGGAGACATGGGTTTGGAGGTCAAACAAGAAATCCAGTTGGAAATTTCCAATTCTTAAAATATAGTATTAATTTTAAACTGCTAAAAAGAAGAATACATAGAAGATGGCAATTTATAGATTTAGAGTTACTTTTGAAGATTATGAAGATGTATATCGTGAAATTGATATGCCTTCGAAAAGTACATTTTTAGACATGCACGAGGAAATCCATAAAACGACAGGTTATGCGACGGATACTTCTTCCTCTTTTTATGTGAGCAATGATCAATGGAAAAAAGGGACAGAAATAGCGTTTAAACCGAACCAGCGAAAAAAAGATGCTGAAGTTTTGTTAATGGAGAATATTCGCCTGAGCAAGTTTATTGATGATCCTCACCAAAAGTTTTATTACGTCTATAATTTTGACCGCCCTTATGATTTTCAAGTGGAGCTGATCAAGATTTTGAAAGAGGAAGTGGGTAAAGACTATCCGGCATTATTCAAATCTGTTGGCCAGGTGCCTAAAACTATGACTGCCGCTAACTTCCCGGTATCCGATGCTGTTGAGGAGGATGAATTTGTTGAGGAAGATGATACACAATATGGTGTGGATGACGAAGACGAATTAGATGGCTTTGATAGCGAAGATGAAGACGAAGAGGGTGAAGGCGAGGAAGAGCGCGAGGGATCTAACGGCTACGAAGACGAATATTAATTGAAAATGCTTTCAATGCATATTTGAGCATTTGAAGCAAATATTATGGCAAAAAAGAAAACACTGATAGCCATTGTAGGTCCGACTGCTGTTGGAAAAACTGCAATGGCTATTTCATTAGCTCAATATTTTAAGACCGAAATTATTTCTGCCGATTCCCGGCAGTTCTATCGCGAGATGACGATTGGTACAGCAAAGCCAGATCTAGAAGAACTGGCTAGTGCTCCGCATCATTTTATAAATTCACATTCCATTACCCAAGATTATTCTGCTGGAGATTTTGAACGGGAAGCCTTACACAAGTTGGATGACCTTTTCCGGCAACATGATGTGGTCGTTATGGTCGGAGGATCTGGACTTTTTGTACGTGCGCTCTGTGAAGGCTTGGATGATCTCCCTAAAGCAGGAGATGAGGTACGCGAAAGACTTAACAATGAAATGGCACAGCTGGGGCTTGAACAGATGAAAGAGCGATTAAAAACAATTGATCCAGCCTATTATCAAATCGCTGATATTGATAATCCACAGCGTGTCGTTCGTGCCTTGGAAGTATTTGAGGCAACAGGCAAACCCATGTCCTTTTATCACAAAAAAAACCTAAGTAAGAGACCATTTGATATCCTGACGATCGGATTGAATATGGCACGTCCCCAGTTGTACGAAAGGATTAATCTTCGGGTGGAACGGATGATGGAATTGGGATTGTTGGAAGAGGTAAAATCATTATTTCCCTTTAGAAACAAGCCGGCTTTGTTGACGGTAGGCTACGCTGAATTGTTTGATTACCTCGACGGAAATATTTCCTTGGAAGAAGCTGTGGAGAGGATCAAGCAAAATTCAAGACGCTATGCGAAGCGGCAGATTACCTGGTTTAAAAAATATGGCAATACCTCGTGGTTTCAACCTGATGAAACAGGGACGGTTATTGATTTCATAAATGCTAAGCTAATTGAAGGGAACACAATAAGTTAATCAGCATCTCATTACAATAAAACTTTCATTCTCTCACGAGAGGAACAACAGTTATAAAAATTAACTGAAGGTTCTTTTTCTGGCCAATGCAAAGAAAAAAGGCTGTCGATGATTACCAACAGCCTTTTTTATGAACCTTATTAGCTTACTTTACCAAGTAATTCCATCCAAATGGATCGGCTACTTTACCATAGCGCAATTCATTTAGATAATGTAAAACTTTATTGGAGAACTCACGGCCCTCAACTGGAGGTAAATTGTAGTCTTGTCCTTCAAAACCGATCCGGCTAATGTCAGTAATCGTAGCAGCTGTTCCTGCAGCAAATGCCTCAGTAACTGTACCTGCTTTAATCCCATCAATAAGCTCCTGTACGGATACTTTCCGCTGCTCAGTTTTATAACCCCATTTTTCTGCCAATTCCATAATTGTACGACGCGTTACACCATGTAAGATGGTATCGCCATGCGGCGTGATAATGGTATCACCAATACGGAAGATTAGGTTTGCGGTACCCGCTTCTTCGATATATTTGTGTTCTGAAGCATCAGTCCACATAATTTGATCGTAGCCTTCATCGTTAGCCAATTGGGTCGGATAAAGCGACAGCGCATAATTACCTGCATTTTTCGAGAATCCAACACCGCCTTCAGCTGCACGTGTATAGTACGTTTCAACTTTTAAGCTAATCGGTTTACTATAGTAAGCACCAACTGGGCCAGTGATAATGATAAACTTGTATGATTTGGATGGATGTACGCCCAACGCAGCTTCAGTACCGAACATAAATGGACGTATATACAAAGAAGAACCTTCTTTAGCAGGAACCCAATTACGGTCAATATCCAATAGTTTGTTCAGACCATCCATAAAAATTTCCTCAGGAACCTCAGGCATCTGAAGGCGTGCTGCAGATTTGTTGAATCTTTCCCAGTTTCTGTCTGGACGAAAGATGCTCACTGTACCATCTGCGAATTTATAGGCTTTAATACCTTCAAAGATTGCTTGACCATAATGTAAAGCTGACATGGAAGGACTGAAACTGATATCTCCGTAAGGGACGATGCTGACATCTTTCCATTCACCATCATCATAGTCTGCGACCAGCATGTGGTCGGATAATATCTTTCCGAATTTTAGATTGTCGAAATCTACTTGCGAGAGTCTTGAATTTTGAGTTGGCTCTACGCGAATTGAATAGTTCTCTGTCGCGTTCATCTTATTTTTTATATTACTTAGGCTAAGTTAGGAAAAATTGAAATATAAATCGCACTTTGCTACGATAATTTCCCGTTTAGAAAAATGCCTTTTATTTCGGACAGTCATTCTCCTATTTACTACACTTCCCTATGAAAATGAAAAATAAACCGATAAAATTTATCGAGGCAACCTGCTTTCAATTAATTGTATTAATTTTGTGTTAATTAACACTGTTTCTGTATTTGTGGCATAAAGTTTGGCAATAAAGACTGCGACCGTAGATGGGCATTGGGTCGCTTTACGCTATAAAATCACTTATCATAAAATAAACTTAGTATGGAATTGACTCACCGTCTTAACAAAAGCAATGAAGTAACATCGGGTGAAACTCGCGAATTGTTACAGCGTGATGTTGAAATTCAAAAGAAAGGTATTTCTGTGAATTTTATTCTTGGTTTTTTTGTGTTTTTGTATAAAACCGCAATTAAACCCTAAAAAAACAGAGATTAGCCAAGATAGTCTCGTAAAATTTTGGCTAATCTCCCCAAGAATAGACGTTCGGTCAATCTTGTAAAATCTTTAAAAGCGGGTCAAGATATTCTCTATTATTGCTCAATCGAGGGACTTTATTCTGTCCACCCAGTTTACCTCTAGATTTCATCCACTTATAAAAAGTATCTGATGGTGCATTATGGACAATTGGCGGGCGAAGTGCCATGTTCTTGAATCGCTTTGCGTCGTAATCTGAATTTATTTCCCTCAACTTGGCATCCAATATTTCACAAAAACGTTTAAAATCGTTGGGTTGCTGTTCAAATTCAATGACCCATTCGTGCGCGCCTGCTTCAGCATCCCTAAAATAAACTGGTCCTGCGGTGTAATCTTTTATACGCGCATTTGTCAGTTTGCTTGCTTCGGCTAGTGCCTGTTCGGCATTGTCAACAATCACTTCTTCACCAAATGTATTGATATATTGTTTTGTACGTCCCGATATCTGAAAGCGGTAGGGCGACAAAGACGTAAACTTGATTGTGTCGCCTATTTTATAACGCCATAGTCCGGCATTGGTGGAAATGATCAGCGCATAGTTCTTGCCGATTTCGACCTGATCCAAACGTAGCGTTGTCGGGTTTTCCTCATGCATTCGTTCCGTGGGAAGGAATTCGTAATAAATCCCATAATCCAACATGAGCAGAAGATCTTCAGAGTCTGATTCATCCTGTAACCCAAAATACCCTTCTGAGGCATTGTAGTTTTCTAGATAGTACATCTTATCTGAAGGAATCAGTTTGTGGAACTGCTCGCGGTAGGGCTTGAAACTCACACCTCCATGACCATAAAACTCAAGGTTTGGCCATACTTCCAATAGATTGTTCTTGCCTGTGATTTCCAGTACACGTTTAGCCATCACAATATTCCATGTTGGTACACCCGCCAGACTAGTGACATTTTCTTTGATGGTAATTTGCGCGATCTGCTCAATTTTCTCTTCAAAATTGGGATTTAAAGTCACCTCCATGTTTGGGGTTCGTTTGAATTCCGCCCAAAATGGAAGGTTGCGGATCAGGATGGAAGATAGATCTCCATAATAGGAGTCTGGGCTAAAGTTGTTGATCTGCGATGAACCGCCGATGACAACAGACTTTCCTGTAAAAACACGGTTTTCAGGTCTATTGTGACAGTATATAGTCAACATGTCCTTCCCTCCCTGGAAGTGGCATTCTTCTAGGGCCTCTTCGCTCACCGGTATAAATTTGCTACGATCAGAGGTTGTTCCAGAAGATTTTGCAAACCATTTGATATCCGAAGGCCACAGAATATTCTGCTCACCTTTGATCATCCGATCTACATAACCTTTGATATCGTCATAATCCTGTATAGGTACGCGCTCTTTGAAGATTTCTGGGGTGAGTATGCTGGTGTAGTCGTATTTTTTTCCCCATTCCGTCGCCTCGGCAGTAGAAATTAAACTTTGGAACCATTCCTCTTGTACATCGTGGGGATATTTCATGAAAAGCTCGATTTGGTGAATCCTTTTTTTCATGAACCAAGTAAAAATGGAGTTTAATAAGGCCATATAGGGTATTCGTTATGCTTTAAAATTTTTTCCTTCTTAATTCAAAATGACGACCAAGATAGAACTTTCGAGCCAGTTCATTATCCGCGATCTCTTCAGGTGTGCCCGTAAGCATAATCTTTCCTTCGGTCAAAAGGTAGGCTCTATCTGTAATGGATAAAGTTTCCTGTACATTGTGGTCGGTGATTAAGATGCCAATATTACGTGTTTTGAGTTTAGCAACAATCGTTTGGATTTCCTCTACGGCAATAGGGTCAACCCCCGCAAATGGCTCATCCAATAGGATAAACGATGGATTTGCGGCCAATGCTCGAGCGATTTCCGTACGTCGGCGCTCGCCCCCCGACAAAAGATCACCTCTGTTTTTACGGACACGATGCAGACTGAATTCGGATAGCAATTCTTCCAACTTGGCCATACGTTCTTCTTTGTTGGGGTAGTGGATCTCCAGTACAGCCAGGATATTGTTTTCTACGGATAACTTGCGGAAAACAGAAGCTTCCTGTGCCAAATAACCTATTCCACGCTGCGCGCGTTGGTACATCGCATCTTGCGTGATCTCTTGATCATCTAAAAATACTTTTCCGTCATTGGGTTTGATCAGACCTACAATCATATAAAATGAGGTCGTTTTACCAGCACCATTTGGCCCCAGTAACCCGACAATCTCTCCTTGTTCTACATGAAAGGATACGTTGTTGACAACAGTACGTTGTTTATATTTTTTTATGAGATGTTCTGCCTTTAAAATCATCTTCTTGATTTATCTTGTCACTATAAATTTCTGCTCTACTTATTCCGCAAAATGCCAGATAATGCTGAATTTACCGTTGGAGCATTTGAATGCAAATCTATGGTAAATATATTTAATATCTTCTTAGTATTAAGTATTTAGATGCTAAAACGCTAATATCGAATTCCCTTGATGTTAAGCTGTAAGTTTCTTTTATTGCGCCACACATTCTCTTCAATGCTATAACAAATATCAAAACTCTGCCCCGAATTGATATGATCAATATGTTCTGCTAATCCGAAACCGATGCAATCAAAAGATGGAGAGTCTTCCTGGACAACTGTCATTTTTAAATGATTTGTACCTACAGGGAAAGCCGACCCTACTGAATTCACTTTCTTACTCAAGAAAATTGGTGACTCATTTTGTGGGCCAAAAGGTTCAAACTGTTGGAGTATGCGAAAAAATTTAGCGTCTATATCCTTCAGATGGAGTTTAGCATCGATCTGAATTTCTTGTGTCAGCATTTCGGGACTGATCCTACGAGCCACGACCTCTTCAAATCGATCTTGAAACAGGCTTACATTGTCCAGTGACATGGTCAGTCCAGCAGCATATTTGTGCCCTCCAAATTGCTCCAGTAAATCAGCACATTCGTTTAATGCTTCATATAGATCAAATCCGATTACTGATCGACACGAGCCCGCGATATGGCCATTCGTTTCCGTCAATATGATGGTGGGACGGTAATATTTCTCAGTCAATCGTGAAGCCACAATACCGATTACACCTTTATGCCAGTCTGATTTGTATAATACGGTAGATTTTCGGCTCTTGAGAACTACATTTTCTTCAATGAGCGCCAGCGCCTCCTCCGTTATTTTAAGGTCAAAATCCTTGCGGACATTGTTTTGATCATCAATGCTCGAACTAAAGTCTTTCGCTTCCTGTAGGGATTTTGAAATTAATAATTTGACGGCATCCTTAGCGTGGTCAATGCGGCCGGCTGCATTGATGCGTGGGCCGATTTGGAATACGATGTCATTGACCGTAAAAATCTTTGTTCTATTGTTGGATAGGTCAACCAATGCTTTTAATCCCACGCAGGGATTGGTATTGAGCTTGATCAACCCAAAGTGGCTTAAGATTCTATTCTCCCCAGTGATTGGGACGATATCTGATGCTATACTCACTGCAACCAGATCTAAAAATTGATAACAGGCATTGATATCCATTCCGTTGGTCAGTATGAACGCCTGGATGATCTTGAAGCCGATACCGCAACCAGAAAGTTCCTTGTAGGGATAATCACAATCTACACGTTTTGGATCTAAGACAGCGAAAGCGTTTGGAAGTTCTTCACCTGGGAGATGGTGGTCGCCAATGATAAAGTCTATCCCCTTCGTGTTGGCATAGTCAATTTTATCAATGGCTTTTATTCCACAGTCTAATGCAATAATAAGAGAAAAGCCATTAGCAGCGGCATAATCAATGCCCTGCGTAGATATACCATAGCCTTCTGCATAACGGTCCGGAATATAAAACTCCAGTTGACTATGAAATTCTCTGAAAAAACTGTAGACTACAGCAACTGCTGTAGTGCCATCAACATCGTAATCACCATAGATCAGGATCTTTTCTTTATTGCCGATAGCCTGAATGATTCGAGATATGGCTTTTTCCATATCCTTCATCAAAAAAGGATCGTGCAAATCGGACAATTGTGGCCTAAAAAACTGTTTCGCTTCGTCAAAACTTCCAATTCCCCTGTTGACGAGCAACTCTGCTAACACAGCGTTGATGTTTAATTCCTCGCGCAGTTTGTTGGTTATTTTGACATCAGTTTTAGATTTTAGTACCCACCTTTTTTGCATATCTTTGCACAATATTTTAAGTGTAAATATACGTTTTCAGGCTGGACTTACCTAATTCCTAAACCTGGTATTGGCCGCCTGTCGCTTAACGTGCATATTCCCAATGTTTTAAATATGGTACAGGCTTATTCTCTATATGAAGGTTCTTTTTCTGTCGATAAAAGTAGAAAATTCGTTCCCTTTGATCCATCCGTGGATGATCCGAAAGACCGTCCGGGATCCATGTTTATCCATGTCCATCCTTTTTTGATCAAAACAGAATCAGGTATTGTGATCTGTGATACCGGTTTGGGGCATACCGATGATAGTGGTGTGCTGAAGTTGCACAACAATATCCGGAAATTGGGTTATGAGCCAGACGATGTGAAATACGTATTAATGTCGCACCTGCATAAGGATCATGCCGGTGGTATGGTAAGTATGGAAAGTGGCTCCCCCCGAATTGCATTTCCCGAAGCTGAATATATAGTGCAAAGGGGAGAATGGGAAGATGCCTATTCCGGGATTTCGAGCTCATACCGTACAGAAATTTTTGATGTTGTCCAACGAAGTGGAAACTTGGTATTGGTAGAAGGAGAGGGGCAAGTAAATACTGAAATCAGTTATGTTCATAATGGTGGGCATACGCCACATCACCAAGCTTTTCATATCCGTACAGGTGGAATGCATTATTTTTTCGGGGGCGATGTTTTACCTGAACCAGAAGAGATTTTTCATAATTATGTAGCTAAATATGATTTTGATGGTCGGCGCTCGAAGGAGCTACGGCAAGCTTATTGGGGAGAAGGAGCTCCAGAAGGTTGGACCTTTTTATTCTATCACTCCAAAAATATAACCATTGGCCATAGCCAACTGCGGCCTGATGGAAGTTATAAACTGGTTGATGCAGTGTAGTGCGGGCGAAAATGGGTGATATGTCAACCAAAAAGCCTCATAGACTTTCGGATCTATGAGGCTTTTTTGATGTAAGAGTTAATATCCGGCATTCTGCGGGAAAGCAGCGCCAGTATTGCTATCAATGACTTCCTGTGGAATTGGCCAAAGAATAAATTCTTTCTTGACCACATCTTTAGATTGCGGGTTAAGCGTCTTTACACGGCGTAGGAAAACGTCAGCTCCGAAACGAGACAATGTCATTCTGCGCATTTCTTCGCCCATTAGCTCTCTTGCACGCTCATCCAATATAAAATCTTCGTTGATTGCCGAGGTATTTATTGGAGAAGCTTTTGCACGGGCACGTACAG
The window above is part of the Sphingobacterium sp. ML3W genome. Proteins encoded here:
- the recJ gene encoding single-stranded-DNA-specific exonuclease RecJ, with the protein product MQKRWVLKSKTDVKITNKLREELNINAVLAELLVNRGIGSFDEAKQFFRPQLSDLHDPFLMKDMEKAISRIIQAIGNKEKILIYGDYDVDGTTAVAVVYSFFREFHSQLEFYIPDRYAEGYGISTQGIDYAAANGFSLIIALDCGIKAIDKIDYANTKGIDFIIGDHHLPGEELPNAFAVLDPKRVDCDYPYKELSGCGIGFKIIQAFILTNGMDINACYQFLDLVAVSIASDIVPITGENRILSHFGLIKLNTNPCVGLKALVDLSNNRTKIFTVNDIVFQIGPRINAAGRIDHAKDAVKLLISKSLQEAKDFSSSIDDQNNVRKDFDLKITEEALALIEENVVLKSRKSTVLYKSDWHKGVIGIVASRLTEKYYRPTIILTETNGHIAGSCRSVIGFDLYEALNECADLLEQFGGHKYAAGLTMSLDNVSLFQDRFEEVVARRISPEMLTQEIQIDAKLHLKDIDAKFFRILQQFEPFGPQNESPIFLSKKVNSVGSAFPVGTNHLKMTVVQEDSPSFDCIGFGLAEHIDHINSGQSFDICYSIEENVWRNKRNLQLNIKGIRY
- a CDS encoding MBL fold metallo-hydrolase — its product is MVQAYSLYEGSFSVDKSRKFVPFDPSVDDPKDRPGSMFIHVHPFLIKTESGIVICDTGLGHTDDSGVLKLHNNIRKLGYEPDDVKYVLMSHLHKDHAGGMVSMESGSPRIAFPEAEYIVQRGEWEDAYSGISSSYRTEIFDVVQRSGNLVLVEGEGQVNTEISYVHNGGHTPHHQAFHIRTGGMHYFFGGDVLPEPEEIFHNYVAKYDFDGRRSKELRQAYWGEGAPEGWTFLFYHSKNITIGHSQLRPDGSYKLVDAV